TGTTGTGGGTGACTGCGTGCGGGCGCGGCCCGACCAGCGCCATGTGCCCGAACAGCACGTTGAACAGTTGCGGCAGTTCGTCGATGGAGCTGCGCCGCAGAAAGCGTCCCAGCGGCGTGACGCGGTCATCGTCGCGGGTGGCCTGACGCACTTGCTGATCGTCGTGCACGCGCATCGAGCGAAACTTCCACACGCGGATCACTTCGCCGTCGCAGCCATGGCGGTTCTGCTTGAACAGCACGGGCCCCGGCGACGTCAGCTTGACCGCAATGGCCACGCCGAGCAGCAGCGGGCTGAGCAGCATCAGTGCCATCGCCGCGACGCTGCGTTCGAACAGGTCCTTGCAGAACAGGCTGCCGGGGTGCGAGGTGAGCAGGCTTTCGTTGAGATAGATCGCCGGCATCCGCTCGATCTCGGAGATCGAATGATTGAGCAAGACCATGCTGCCCAGATCCGGAATCCACACCACATCGACATTCATGTCGAGCAGGTTGATGTACAACGCTTCGATGGTCGCCGCCTCGGCCATCGGCAGCACGATGTATACGCGCCGCGCCTGCAAGCGGGTGATGATTTCGCGAATGTCCTCAACCTCGCCCAGCAGCGGCAGAATGCTCGGCGCCGGGCCGCTATCGGCTTTTGCCGCGACAAACCCGAGCAGCAGCGCGCGATCCGGGTCGAGGAGTTTGCGCGCCAGCTCATGGGCGGTCGGGCAGGTACCGATGATCACCGCGCGGCGTTCGTTGCAGATCATCTTGGTGTACATGCGCACGAACAGATGCAGCGGCAGAAACGTCGCCGCTTGAGCGAGGAAACCCACCACCGCCCAGACAATCACCACCTGCCGGGAAAACAACGCGCTGGTCTGGGTGACGAAGGCGATGCTCATCAGCAGCGCGAGCAAAATCAGCCAGCCAGCGAGCAAGCGTCCGAGCCCGACCAGCAGGCCATGACGTTTGTGATAGACCTGGACGAGGCTGTAGACCGGCATCGAGCCGAGCACGGTGAGAATGATCAGCAGCCGGTATTCACTGGGCAATGCGCCGATGCGCAACTGCACCAGCACGATCAGCAACAGGTTGACCAGGGTCATTGCGCACAACCATTGCCCCCAGAAAGTGAGGCCGCGACGCTGTGCCATTTGCGCGGAATATTGCGAGGTCATCGGCACGATCTCCGATTCATCGAACAGGGAAGGGATGGCTGCTGCCGGGCGGCACGGCCCGGAGGATCAGCGCGGGGCGAAGTCGTAGTCGTAGAAGGAACGGGAATGGCCATGGCCGTACTTGCGCGCCTTGCGCAGATCGACTTGGTTGAGCACCACGCCGAATACCGGCGCCTGGCTCTGCTGCAACACGGCAATGCTTTTGCGCACCTGGCCGACCGGCGTGCTCTGCGCCTTGACCACGTAGATCACCGCGTCGGAATGCTGGGCCAGCAACAGCGCGTCACTGACGATTTCCGCCGGCGGCGAATCGATGATGATGTGCCGGTAGCGCGACTTGAGAATCTGCAACAACCGGCCGAGGCGTGGCGAACTGAGCAGATCCTGCGCGGGGGCCACGGCGTTGCTCGAACTGCTCGAGGCTTTCAGTCGTGGTGCGTCGAACGGATCCAGCATAGACGGCGCCAGGCAGCCGGCCGGAAGCATGTCGAGATTGCCGACGCTGCGAATGCAGTCTTCCAGCCGCGCGGTGCCGGCCATCAGGTTGGCGAGGCCGGGGCTCTCTGGCGGGAAATCGAAGTTCAGCGACAGCGTCGGCTGCCGCATGTCGGCATCGATCAGCAGCACCCGTTCCAGCGGCGCCAGCGACGAAGCGAGATTGTTGGCAATGGTGCTCTTGCCTTCGCCAGACACCGAGGATGTGACCAGCACCACCTGCGCCGGGCGCTCGTTGTTTTGCAGCATCAGCCAGGTGCGCAGGTTGCGGATGGTTTCGCAGAAGCGCGGGTGATCGTTGTCTTCGAACAGCCGCGCCAACTGCCGACGGCTCTTTTTCATCACCAGCGGCACCACGCTGAGCAGCGGCACATTGAGCAGGCTTTCGACGGTGTCGTCGGTCTTGAAGGTGTTGCTCAGCGTGTCGAAGAGGAAGGCGAGGGCGACGCCGACCACCGCAGCGACCAGCGCGACAATAGCGAGGATGAGGTTCTTGCGCGGTTTGCTCGCTTCCAGCGGGGCGATCGCCGGGTCGACGATGCGCGCCTTGGCCGAATCCATGTCCGAGGTGGCGGCGGTTTCCTTGAGGCGGGTGACGAAGGTTTCGTACAGCGCCCGGGTGCTGTCGACTTCACGCTGGAATTCGCGCAACTGGAATTCCTTGCGCGAAATGTCCTGAATCTGCGCCTTGTTGCTGTTGAAGGATTTGCGCAACGCGTCTTCGCTGGCCACCGCCAGTTGATACTGGCGTTCGATGCCGGCGACCACTTGCTGTACCTGCAGCCGCAGGCTGTTGGCCGCCGTACGTTGTTCGGAACGGGCGGATATCAGCGCCGGGTGTTTGGGCCCGTAGCGGCCCGACAACTCCTCGACTTTGGCCTGGGCCTTGGCCAGGTCAGCCTGGAACTGCTGAATCAGCGGGTTGCTCAGCACCGCCGGCACACTCGACAAGCGACTGATGTCGCCATTGCTCAAGGATTGCGCCTGACGGAACTGGCTCTCCGCTTCGGCGCGATCGCGGCGTGCATCGATCATGCGATTGCCGGTCATTTGCAGTTCGTTGGCACTGATCGTCGCGACACCGTCGACATCGACCAGACCCTGTTCTTCGCGATACCCCTGCAGCTTGTTTTCGGCCACGCGCAGGTTGTCGCGCAACTCGACCAGGCGGGTGTTCATCCAGCTGGTGTTGTTTTGCGAGGACTTGAGGCTGGTGTCCTGCTGGCTGTCGATGAAGCCTTGGGCGAGGGCATTGGCCACCGCCGCGGCGAGGGCCGGGTCGGGCAGTTCGACGTCGATCTCCAGCAACTGACTCTTGCCGACAAACTTGACGCTGGTGTGCAGCATCAGGTTTTGCGTGACGTCGTTGAACACCTGCTCTTCAGTTGCTGGTGGCTTGGGCGGCGGCAGCAGATCCAGCCATGGCAGCCATTGGTCACGATTGAGCTCTGCCAGCCATTGGCGCGGGGTAAACCAGCTCTGCGCCTGCTGGCGTGGATCGGTGATCGGATTCGTGGTGAGGCCGAGTTTACGCACGGCGCGCTCGGCCAGCTCCCGCGATTGCAGCAGGGCTTGCTGGGTCTGCAAATAATCGGTGGTGGTGGCGCCACCTGATTCGGCGGCTTGCTGAAAACTCATGACGGGCGGCGTCTTGTCCTTGATCAGCAACGTCGCACTGCCGACGTACTGCGGCGTGATGAACGACAACACCGCCACGGCCAGCGCGCAACTGAGCAGCACCAGCCAGGCGATGTTCCACTTCGCCGACCAGACCACCCGCCATAGGTGGAGCAGATCAAGGGTGTCCGACTCATCGGCCGCTTGCGTTTGCGAGTGGCTCTGAAGCGGACGTTCGAGGTAAGTGCTTGGGCTGTTGTCCATGATCAGAAAAAGCCTTGTGCAATGGAAATGGTGTCGCCGGGGGCGATGACGGTGGTGCGCGAGATGTTTTCAGTGACCGGCGGGCCGCCGCTGCCGCGCAGAATCGTCACGCGTTTCATGGAGGCGCGTTCGGTCAGGCCGCCACCCAGGGCGATGGCTTTTTCCAGGGTGAGTCCGGGCTGGAAGGGGTAGCTGCCGGGCTTCTGCACTTCGCCATTGATGTAGAACGGGCGGTATTCGATCTGGCTGAGGCTGACTTTCGGATCGACCAGATAGCCTTGCTTGAGGCCGTCGACGATCTTCTGTTCGACCTGATTGGGCGTCAGGCCCTTGGCGACGATTTCGCCGAGAAACGGGTAGGAGAAGGTGCCGGCGTCATTGAGGCGGATCTTCTTGAAGCTCAGTTCCGGCTCGCCGAACACAGTGATGCGCAAGACATCGCCGGCGGCCAGGCGGTAATTGGTGTCGGTGTCCGCCGCCTCGACCGTGGGCACTGTCCAGAGCAGCAACAACAGTAAAATCAGGCGCGTGTGCATGGCCCAACCCTCCTACAGACTGACGTCGAAAGTGATCTGGAAAACATTGCGGGTGAAGCTTTCGTTGTCGGCATTGGAGTCGTTGTCGCGGTGGCGATAGGCGACTTCGACGTCCAGCCAGCGGCGCATTTCGTAAATCACGCCGAGTTTGTAATCCTGCAGATCGTCGCTACGGTCCTGGCCTTCGTAGACGTAATGGCCCATGCCGACTTCGGCAACGCTGGTGATGCGCTCGGTCCAGCCGTGGCGCCAGCCGACCTGAGTGAAGGTGGCCTTCACCGCGTCGGAACCGTCATCGCCCTCGGCCATGGCCTGGCGGGCGAGAAAGGTGAAGGTCGAGTAGGTGCGCGGCTTCCACGCCAGATCCACTTGCCAGGTCGGGTTGCTCAGATCGTCGGAACCGCTCTGGTCGAAGTTCTTGCGCTCGTAGCCGACACGCAATTTGCCGGTGGTTTTCGCCGTCATATCCCACTCGGCCCCGGCCAGCACCGCATCGGAGCGACTGCTGCGCGGGCTGTTCGATTGCAGGTAGTCGAAGCGGGTGTGGTCGTATTCGAGCAGGCCACGGGTCTTGCTGCCGAGGCGGTGATACCAGGTGGTGGTGAGGTTGCTGGTGTTGCGCTCCTTGTCATCGTTGATGCCGTCGGCGTTGTCATAGCGCAGTTGCGCGTAGCTGGCGCCGAGGTCGATCTGGTTCAGCGCACTGCGCGCACCGAAGGTGTAGACGCCGCCGACGCGCTTGCTCTCGATCTTGTCGTTGATGCCGTCGACGGCGGTCGAGGTGGTGCGCTCGTATTTGCGTGCCTCGGCTTCGAGTTTCAGCCGATGCCGGTCGGTGAACTCCATGATGCTGTCAGCGCGCAGACGCTGGGCGGTGTTCGAAGCGTCCGAGGCACTGTGATAGATGTAGCGGGTCGGTTCCCAGATCACCCGCGTAGCGCTGTTGCGATCCTCGGCCTTGAGCTCGAAGGCCGGCGCCAGGCGGGTGACCATGGTTGACTCGACGTCGTGTTCGACTTCGCGGAAGTTGTCGTCGTAGCTTTCCGACAAGGCGAAGGTCGGGGTGAAATCGAAGCCGTAGACATTGATCGCTTGCGGCTCAACGCTCCAGGCGGCTTCGGGGGCGCAGCAGGCGACGACTAAAACCAGGGAACAGCGAGGCTTCAGAGCCATGGATCACGCTCCTGATAGAGGGGGTCGGTGTCAGGGCGAAGCGGATCCGGACTATTGTCGCTGGCGTTCGAGGTAGCTCAGCGGGACGCTGACGTGCTGTTGGCGGTTGAGGAAATTGAGCAGGATCATCACCCGCTCATCGCCCTGCATGGACAGGAACACACCTTCGAGCGGGGACAGTGGGCCTTGGACGATCTGCAACGGTTCGCCAGGCTTGAGCGTCGGTTCGGCGGGAAAACCGATCGACTCCTGGCTGCGTTCACGCAATTGTGCGATCACGTCTTCATCGACCCGGGCCGGCACATGGTTGAATTCAACGATGCGGCTGACACCGCGGGTCGAGCGAATCGGCGCCCAATTATCGTCACGGCTCAACTGAATGAACACGTAGCCGGGGAACAGCGATTCCAGGGTTCGTTGGCGTTTGCCACGAATACTGCGCTCGCTCATCAGCTGCGGCCGAAAGGTCGAATAGTTCTGTTGCTGCAGATTGAGTTGTGCCCGTTCATCCTGGCGGGGCTTGCACTGCAATAAATACCAGTTAGAACCGTTGCGGCAAACCGTTAGCATGCTGGAGTACTCCATACATAGCGATCGTTTAAGCAAGGCGGCCGATAACGTGGGACGAGCCGTCATGCTTGCTAGTAGGTAGTAGGCTGATCAAGGCAAAGTGCCGAGCCAGATGCATCAATGTTTATTGGCAGAAGAAGTGTTTCAAAAATGAATCAAGTTAGGTGAGTTGTTGTTATATCCATGGCCGTCTTGGCTATAACAAACCGGCGGCTTTTGTTTAGGCAAAGCTACCGCACGGTTCGCAGTTGCGACCTTCAGGATCCAATTACATAACTAACCCGAGAGGCGTAAAGTGCACAGGGGCGCCGGCGCTTCGGGCAGTGATTAGTTATCGGCCAGTCTTCGCAAGCTGTCAATTAATAACAGTCAAAAAGACTGCCTTTCATCCGCTGATGATGGCCATGTTCTGTAAGTTACTGGTTTGAAAGGGTGAAATCTATTCGTCGGATTTTTTAAACTTTTCGAAGTTATTGTAGTCGTCTAGCTTAGATGGCATGCGTGATAGCAAATTAGTTTCAATCTTACATCTTTCGATTCGTAAGAAGTTCGCGGTTTAACTGCCTTGCGTCGGATGCCGCTGGCCTCGTTAACTATGGTCGTCTATGAATAGTTGGCGTATTTGCAGGTAGATGTTCTGCGGTGCGTAACCCCTTAAATGCAAATCGATGTGCCGAGGCGATCATGAGTGTTCTGGTAACGGGCGCAGCAGGATTTATCGGTTATCACACGGCCATGCGTTCAAGTCGCGAGGGGTTTTCGGTCGTTGGCGTCGACAATCTGAATCCTTACTACGACGTCAAACTCAAACAGGCGCGGCTGCACAGATTGCAAACGCTGACCAATTTCACTTTCCAGCAGTTGGACATCGTCGACCAGGCGGCATTGACTGCGCTGTTCGAACAGGGGCGATTCAAACAGGTCATTCACCTCGCCGCGCAGGCCGGAGTCCGCTACTCGCTGGACAATCCCGACGCCTACGCGCAATCGAATCTGGTCGGGTTTCTCAACGTCCTCGAAGCCTGCCGGCATCATCCGCCGGAGCACTTGGTCTACGCCTCAAGCAGTTCAGTGTATGGCGCCAACGCCCGAATGCCGTTTCGCGAAGACGATCAGGTCGATCAGCCGGTGTCGTTGTACGCCGCGACCAAACGCGCCAACGAACTGCTCGCGCACAGCTACTGCCATCTCTACGGATTACAGGCTACCGGCCTGCGCTTTTTCACCGTGTACGGCCCGTGGGGTCGACCGGACATGGCGCTGTTCAAATTCACCGAGGCGATGCTGCAAGGGCGCGCCATTGACCTCTATAACCAAGGCGAAATGGCGCGGGATTTCACCTATATCGACGACATCGTCGAAGCGATTTTCCGCTTGCTCGACAAACCGCCCGCGCTCAGCGACGAGCGCGGCACCAACCGCCTGTTCAATATCGGCCGGGGTAGTCCGGTCGCGCTGATGAGCTTCGTCGAATGTCTGGAGCAGGCATTGGGCATCAAGGCGCAACGTCGCTATTTGCCGATGCAGGAGGGCGATGTGCTGAAAACCTGGGCCGACGTGTCGGCGCTGGCACGCTGCATCGACTTCAGCCCGCAAGTGCCGATCGAGCAGGGCGTGCAGGCGTTCGTGCAGTGGTATCGCGAGTTCTATCAGCTCTGATTCAGTGCAGGGTGACGGCCCTGCGACTTTCCCCGATGCGGATCCGGTCGAGGGCGCGGTTCAGCGCATCCAGTGCATCGAGCAACGCCTTGGCCTCGGCTTCACGCCCGTCGCCCCACAGACGCTCGGCCATTGTGTTCAAGGCCAGAATCGCCCGCTCGATGTCGGCTGCGCTGGCGGTGTCGTTACTGGCTGGTGGTTTCTTCGGCATTCAGGGTTCCTCGGCGATCGGCAAACCACCATACCGCCAAGGCGCCGAGCAATATAGTCAGCACGGCCAGAATGACGATAACGCCTTGTGTGCCCAACGCTGTGGCAAACACCGCCACCAGCAAACCCGCCAGAGGCTGCGACAGATTATTCAGCAAGGTAATCACGCCAACGGTCTTGCCGAAATCCTTGGGCGGAATCACGCGTTGGCGAATGCTGCGCATGTAGATGTTGAACATCTTGTCGAAGCCGACGATCAACAGAAATCCCAGTACATAGCCACTGAGGTGCGGACTGAGGGCACTGATCAGGGCGCCGACGGCGATCATCGTATAGGCAATGCCTCCAAGCACCCTCTGCGGCAACTCGACCCGGGAGAGAAAAAACAGGATGACGATAGTGGTCACCGCGCCGGCGGCTTGCAGCCCGGCGTAAGCGTCCTTCCCCGCACTGTATTGACCCAACACCATGGCGGCGGAGGTCGCCAGTGTGACGCCGACAATCAGATTGACGCCGACCGCCAGCATGATGATTTTTCTCAGAGCCGCCAGTTCACGTATATGCCCAAACGCAATGCGTATTGGTTGGAGCCAGATGTCCTGATGCTGTTCGAAGGTTTCCAGCGTGATCCGGCTGACGCGTTGCCACACCAGCATGCCCAGGTCGGCCAGAAAAAACAGCCCTGCGACCCACAGCACTACCCAGTGCCACGCCCAGATTTCCAGTAGCAGAGCAGCGACCAGCGGCCCGAGCACCAGCCCGGTCTGATCGGCGATTTGCGAATAAGACAACGTCTTGGTGTAGCTGTAGTGCTTGAAGACATATGGCAGCAGCACCTCACGGGCCATGATGCCCTGCGTGGTGAGTACCCCGCACACCGCCGAGAGGACCACCACCCAGGCAATGCCGCCGAACAAGGCATACAAAGCTACCGCCAGCAGACAGAGCACGGCTCGGTAAACCTGGCTGAGGTGAAGGATTCTGATCGGCGAAAATTTGTCGCACAGAGCACCGCAGACCGGGAATGCGAGAAAACGTGGGAGCGATTCGACGAAAAACGCCAGCCCTGCCCAGGACGCGCTGTTGGTGGTCTGGAAAACCACCAGCGGCACGATGAACAACAGAATCTGGTCGGCGAGTCGGGAGAGGAAAAGGGAGGTGAAGAAAGCCAGGTAATCCTTGCGCACGGTGAACTCCTTGTTCGGATCGCAAGCACTTGAGTCCGAATTCGAGTCTACTTCGAATTCTTCCAGAACGAGTGGCGTGAATAACCTGGAAAGTCTGCGAGGAGGCTGTAGGCGGCTTGCTTTAACGACGGACTACTCCGTCGCCAACAGCTTCTTCACCTCAGCCACAATCACCGCAATATCGAACGGCTTGGGCAGCACCACATCGAACAGATCCGAGCGCTGCATGCCGATGTGCGCCTGTGCGCCACTCATCAGAATGATCGGCAAGTGCTTCACGGCGGGCTGGGCACGCACGGCTTCGGCGAATTCGAGGCCGTCCATGACCGGCATCATGAAGTCCGTGATGACCAGGGCTGGACGTTCTCTTTCCAGCACCTCGAGAGCCTTCTTGCCGTTGCTCGCGGTCACGGTCATGAAGCCCTCATCCTCGAGCGCAAAGCCAAGAATGTCAGCAATCAGATATTCGTCGTCGACTACCAGAATGGTGGTCATGTTATTTCAACCCGCTTGAAGACTTACGAAATTGAACCAGGCAATGACTCAGCTGCGACTGAAGGTTCATTTTTCAAAGCCTTTTCCAGGAACACATCTTGATCACGGATAACCACCTCGAACCGCGACGGGTTGTAGGAGCTATCACGTATCTTGAGAATGGAAAGCGTCCTGTGAAGTTCAGCGTGATTTTCAAAGAACCGCATGAGCATCAGGTTGTCGACAATACTGGACAGGTCAGAGGTCGGTGCGCTGATTTCGGAACCGAACAAATCGCGCATTTCCCAGGAGGCGAACACCGTGACGCCTCTGGATCGCAGCTCGTTCATCAGTGCACTGAAAAAATCGGTGATGCGTTCCGGTGTGGTTGAAACCCGCGTCATGCCGCTGAGGCTATCGATGAACAGGCGCTTGATGCCTTTTTCATCGACCAGTCTCAACAGGCGTGCGCCGAGGCCGTCCAGCAAGCCTTCAGTGGTGGGCTGCCAGGCAATGCTCAGCGCACCGCTGTGTTCCATTTGTTCAATATCGATGCCCAGCGAACGGCCTTTGAGCCGCAGCCGCTGCGGGCTTTCATAGAAACCGAAATGCAGGCCCGGCGCTTCGGGCGTCGACTGCGCGATGAACTTCAGACCCAGGGTGGTCTTGCCGATCCCGGAAGGACCCATGACCAGCGTAACGCTTGAGCTGTGCAGGCCGCCGCCGAGGATGTCGTCCAGCGAGGCAATGCCGCTTGGGATGCGCGTCATGTCCGCACTGTCCGGGGCGGACGGGCGTTTGTACAGCGTTTCGAGGCGCGGATAGATCACCAGGCCGTTATCGGTGATTTCACATTCGTGAACACCGGTCAACGCGCCGCTGCCGCGGGTCTTGCGCAAATGAATGCGGCGCACCGAGCGGGTACCGAACAGCTCTTCGCCCATTTCGATGACGCCGTCGACCATGGTGTGCTCGGGGCTGCCGTCATCCAGGCGCGAGCTGGTGAGAAACAGCACGGTGCAACCGGCAAACGCCGCATGGCCTTGCAGTTCGGAGATGAATTTTTTCGTGTCGATCGGCGAATCGGCTTTGGACCGTGCATTGAGCAGGCCGTCAACGACCATGACGGTCGCCTTCTGGCGGGTAATTTCGCGGCGAAGCAGCTTCACCACCTCATCGAGGCCTTCGTTTTCCAGCGTGTCGAATGCGCTGACAAACTGTATTTCGGCGCCAACACGCGAGGCGTCGAAGAAGCTCATGGTCGACAGAAACTGAAACAGCCGGTCGTGGGATTCGGCCAGCAACGTGGCGACCAGAACACGACCGCCGTTACGGGCATGATGAAACCCTAGCTGATTGGCGAGGATGGTCTTGCCGGAACCCGGGCGCCCTTGAATGATGTACGAAGCACCCGCAACCAGGCCTCCCTGAAGCAGCGCGTCGAGCCCTTCGATCCCGCTTTGAAGGCGTTTTAGCTTTTCCACAATGCGACCCTGATCTGAATAAACAGGCTTGTTCAGCCGAATGGTTTAAATGCTAACGCCATTTCCAGTTGAGGGCCATTAAGGTTGAGGGAAAGTAGCGTTTTTGCAACGTGAGCCTGACGAGCGATTGCTCGCGATCAGGGAGTAGGGACACCCGCCGCACGGGAAGATTCGATTTTCACATCCCGGAAACGACAAAGCCCCGAATAACCGGGGCTTTGTCGTTCCGCGTGCTCGATCGGGCCGAGCCTAATAGACCTGAGGCACAATGATTTCCGGTGGTGTGGGAACGCGCGAATAGTCCTCCTGCCTGACGCGTTGCGGCAGTTCGATTGCCGGCAGTTCCACCTCTTCGTACGGCATCTGCCCGAGCAGATGATGGATGCAGTTGAGCCGGGCTTTCTTTTTATCGTCAGCTTGTACCACCCACCACGGTGCTTCGGCGATGTGCGTGCGTTCAAGCATGATTTCCTTGGCCTTGGTATAGGCCTCCCAACGCCTGCGGGACTCCAGATCCATGGGGCTGAGTTTCCATTGTTTGAGCGGATCATGGATGCGACTGAGAAAGCGCAGATGCTGTTCCTGGTCGGAAATGGAAAACCAGTATTTGATCAACTGGATGCCGGAGCGGGCGAGCATGCGTTCGAATTCCGGTACGGTACGGAAGAATTCCTCGTACTGGTATTCATTGCAAAACCCCATGACTTGTTCCACACCCGCGCGGTTGTACCAGCTACGGTCGAACAACACGATTTCACCCGCCGCCGGCAGGTGCGAGACGTAGCGCTGGAAATACCACTGAGTGCGTTCGCGGTCGTTGGGAGCGGGCAGGGCGGCGACCCTGCAGACCCTTGGGTTCAGGCGTTGGGTGATGCGTTTGATGACACCGCCTTTACCAGCGGCGTCCCGTCCTTCGAACAGGATCACGACTTTGTGGCCCGTCTTGACCACCCAGCTCTGCAGCTTTACCAGTTCGCCTTGCAGGCGGAACAGTTCGCTGAAGTAAGTCCTTCGCGCATCCTTCTCGGAACCCTGCTGCACATGTTCATCGAACAATGCGTTGAGGTCATGGCCGTCTTCGGATAATTCAAGTTCCAGCTCTTCGTCACTGTGATCAAGCAACTCACGGTGGATGCGCTGTATCAGCGTGTCGTCTGTAGGGAACATGGCAGGGCTCGCGCGGTGAGGATGGCAAAGTGTTAGGCACAATTTGTTACGAACCCATTACATCCCCTGTGCGCCGCTTCGGCGGGGGCAGGAGGGTACCGTTTGCCACGTCGCTTTCATGAAAACGTCACAAAACTGCTGCAGAGTTCGGGAGCCCGTAATCACTAGGTGTCATTTAATGAAACGTTCGATGAAGTCTGCTGCGCTCGCCATTGCGGTATCTCTTTGTGCCACCTCGGCCTCCTTTGCAGCAGAAAATGTTCGCCTGACGGGGTCAGGAGCAAGTTTCCCGGCACCGATCTACCTGACCTGGTTCAAGGATTTCAGCAAGAAATCCGATGGCGTCACTGTGGATTACCAATCCAAGGGCAGCGGCGCGGGCGTACAGGACTTCTTGAACAAAACCGTAGATTTCGCCGCCAGTGACTCGGCGATGAAAGACGAAGATATCGCCAAGGTCGCAGAAGGCGTGCAGTTGCTGCCGATGACTGCCGGGGAAATCGTGCTGGCCTACAACCTGCCGGGCAATCCCAAGGGGCTGAAGCTGCCACGCGAGGTGTATTCCAACATTTTCCTGGGCAAGATCACGCGCTGGAACGATCCGCAGATCGTCGCTGCCAACCCGGACCTGAAACTGTCCGATACGCCGATCACGGTTGTCGTGCGTGCAGATTCCAGTGGCACGACCGCGGTATTCACCAAGCACCTGGCAACCGTCAACGCCGAGTTCAAGCAGGCGCTGGGTGAGGGCAACACCGTCAACTGGCCGGCCAGTGACAAGTTCATCAAATCGCCGAAAAACGATGGCGTAACGGCTACCGTGCGCCAGACCCCTGGCGCGATCGGTTACATCGAATACGGCTTCGCCAAGCTCGCCAAGGTCGACTTTGCCCAGTTGCAGAACAAGGCTGGCAATTACGTAGTGCCAAACGCCGAAAGCGGTGCCGAGGCCCTGGCGGCGGTGAAAATGCCGGAAAACCTGGTGGCCTGGCTGCCTGATCCGGACGGTGCAAAGTCCTATCCGATCACGTCTTACACCTGGATGATTTTCCGCAAGGACAATGGCAACCCGGCCAAGGCCAAGGCTATGCGTGAAATGGTCGAATACAGCCTGACCGAGGGG
This genomic interval from Pseudomonas koreensis contains the following:
- a CDS encoding GumC family protein codes for the protein MDNSPSTYLERPLQSHSQTQAADESDTLDLLHLWRVVWSAKWNIAWLVLLSCALAVAVLSFITPQYVGSATLLIKDKTPPVMSFQQAAESGGATTTDYLQTQQALLQSRELAERAVRKLGLTTNPITDPRQQAQSWFTPRQWLAELNRDQWLPWLDLLPPPKPPATEEQVFNDVTQNLMLHTSVKFVGKSQLLEIDVELPDPALAAAVANALAQGFIDSQQDTSLKSSQNNTSWMNTRLVELRDNLRVAENKLQGYREEQGLVDVDGVATISANELQMTGNRMIDARRDRAEAESQFRQAQSLSNGDISRLSSVPAVLSNPLIQQFQADLAKAQAKVEELSGRYGPKHPALISARSEQRTAANSLRLQVQQVVAGIERQYQLAVASEDALRKSFNSNKAQIQDISRKEFQLREFQREVDSTRALYETFVTRLKETAATSDMDSAKARIVDPAIAPLEASKPRKNLILAIVALVAAVVGVALAFLFDTLSNTFKTDDTVESLLNVPLLSVVPLVMKKSRRQLARLFEDNDHPRFCETIRNLRTWLMLQNNERPAQVVLVTSSVSGEGKSTIANNLASSLAPLERVLLIDADMRQPTLSLNFDFPPESPGLANLMAGTARLEDCIRSVGNLDMLPAGCLAPSMLDPFDAPRLKASSSSSNAVAPAQDLLSSPRLGRLLQILKSRYRHIIIDSPPAEIVSDALLLAQHSDAVIYVVKAQSTPVGQVRKSIAVLQQSQAPVFGVVLNQVDLRKARKYGHGHSRSFYDYDFAPR
- the rfaH gene encoding transcription/translation regulatory transformer protein RfaH — protein: MLTVCRNGSNWYLLQCKPRQDERAQLNLQQQNYSTFRPQLMSERSIRGKRQRTLESLFPGYVFIQLSRDDNWAPIRSTRGVSRIVEFNHVPARVDEDVIAQLRERSQESIGFPAEPTLKPGEPLQIVQGPLSPLEGVFLSMQGDERVMILLNFLNRQQHVSVPLSYLERQRQ
- a CDS encoding undecaprenyl-phosphate glucose phosphotransferase yields the protein MTSQYSAQMAQRRGLTFWGQWLCAMTLVNLLLIVLVQLRIGALPSEYRLLIILTVLGSMPVYSLVQVYHKRHGLLVGLGRLLAGWLILLALLMSIAFVTQTSALFSRQVVIVWAVVGFLAQAATFLPLHLFVRMYTKMICNERRAVIIGTCPTAHELARKLLDPDRALLLGFVAAKADSGPAPSILPLLGEVEDIREIITRLQARRVYIVLPMAEAATIEALYINLLDMNVDVVWIPDLGSMVLLNHSISEIERMPAIYLNESLLTSHPGSLFCKDLFERSVAAMALMLLSPLLLGVAIAVKLTSPGPVLFKQNRHGCDGEVIRVWKFRSMRVHDDQQVRQATRDDDRVTPLGRFLRRSSIDELPQLFNVLFGHMALVGPRPHAVTHNIYYTGKVRAYMARHRLKPGITGLAQITGHRGETETVEKMQRRVAQDLNYINQWSLWLDIKILLKTPFTLFSKNIY
- a CDS encoding NAD-dependent epimerase, yielding MSVLVTGAAGFIGYHTAMRSSREGFSVVGVDNLNPYYDVKLKQARLHRLQTLTNFTFQQLDIVDQAALTALFEQGRFKQVIHLAAQAGVRYSLDNPDAYAQSNLVGFLNVLEACRHHPPEHLVYASSSSVYGANARMPFREDDQVDQPVSLYAATKRANELLAHSYCHLYGLQATGLRFFTVYGPWGRPDMALFKFTEAMLQGRAIDLYNQGEMARDFTYIDDIVEAIFRLLDKPPALSDERGTNRLFNIGRGSPVALMSFVECLEQALGIKAQRRYLPMQEGDVLKTWADVSALARCIDFSPQVPIEQGVQAFVQWYREFYQL
- a CDS encoding polysaccharide biosynthesis/export family protein codes for the protein MHTRLILLLLLLWTVPTVEAADTDTNYRLAAGDVLRITVFGEPELSFKKIRLNDAGTFSYPFLGEIVAKGLTPNQVEQKIVDGLKQGYLVDPKVSLSQIEYRPFYINGEVQKPGSYPFQPGLTLEKAIALGGGLTERASMKRVTILRGSGGPPVTENISRTTVIAPGDTISIAQGFF
- a CDS encoding outer membrane beta-barrel protein; this encodes MALKPRCSLVLVVACCAPEAAWSVEPQAINVYGFDFTPTFALSESYDDNFREVEHDVESTMVTRLAPAFELKAEDRNSATRVIWEPTRYIYHSASDASNTAQRLRADSIMEFTDRHRLKLEAEARKYERTTSTAVDGINDKIESKRVGGVYTFGARSALNQIDLGASYAQLRYDNADGINDDKERNTSNLTTTWYHRLGSKTRGLLEYDHTRFDYLQSNSPRSSRSDAVLAGAEWDMTAKTTGKLRVGYERKNFDQSGSDDLSNPTWQVDLAWKPRTYSTFTFLARQAMAEGDDGSDAVKATFTQVGWRHGWTERITSVAEVGMGHYVYEGQDRSDDLQDYKLGVIYEMRRWLDVEVAYRHRDNDSNADNESFTRNVFQITFDVSL